From a single Calothrix sp. NIES-2098 genomic region:
- a CDS encoding ankyrin: protein MQIHIYAQRGDIAGVAREISNGVDIDALEEYSQQTPLMCAVSSSNAGIDMIGFLLEHGANVNAVEQESQHTVLGLAVQSGNLDKIQLILDAGADINYQTSKGYDVLIDAMHGRDILQDENLISTLNLLISKGASINGKSSYGETAIKAAAHVGRFDAVKLLLNAGANPEQLGWTELMHAIVFGSVEQVKLLLEQSAQQDVRDSWQRTPWLLSLQVGELAKAKLLLATGANLNDTGICGKTPLMYAIESDRPDILQWLIAEGCDIEATDDFGNTALMLAAERGATDCVRILLAAGANSSRSDDYDNKAIKMASNLEIVKMLVATGEDLSDINDDMRRSLTGIANNKFSLSQLSPEQYFAGKHPRFGKTNPELMDVPFWRAMIYDGCSAYAAKNLFNDTENWQDKAWCYQRFGRTITQLPDGRIVEIGGEHEDYYDPDFCIYNDVVVYQGDGSFQIFGYPQDVFSPTDFHSATLVGDYIYIIGNLGYVDTRISDETPVYRLNCHTSKIEKLETTGEKPGWISSHKAYYREPDKIYITGGKLCVIDEEKSDYIDNSDDYVLDLLNLTWSRTTANK, encoded by the coding sequence ATGCAAATTCATATTTATGCACAGCGGGGAGATATTGCAGGAGTCGCACGTGAAATCAGCAATGGTGTTGATATTGATGCTTTAGAAGAGTATTCACAGCAAACACCGTTGATGTGTGCAGTTAGTAGCTCTAATGCAGGTATCGATATGATTGGCTTTCTGTTGGAACATGGCGCGAATGTGAATGCTGTTGAACAAGAATCTCAGCATACTGTACTTGGATTGGCTGTACAATCAGGCAATTTAGATAAAATCCAATTAATTTTGGATGCTGGAGCAGATATAAACTATCAAACATCAAAAGGATATGATGTCTTAATTGATGCTATGCATGGTCGAGATATTTTGCAGGATGAAAACTTGATCTCGACTTTAAATTTACTGATCTCTAAAGGTGCTTCTATCAATGGTAAAAGTAGCTATGGCGAGACTGCTATTAAAGCTGCGGCTCATGTAGGGAGATTTGATGCTGTCAAATTATTATTGAATGCAGGTGCTAACCCAGAGCAACTGGGATGGACTGAATTAATGCACGCTATAGTGTTTGGGAGCGTAGAACAAGTAAAGTTATTGCTAGAACAAAGTGCACAGCAAGATGTGCGTGATAGTTGGCAAAGAACACCTTGGTTGTTGAGCCTTCAGGTAGGTGAACTCGCCAAAGCCAAATTACTCCTAGCGACAGGAGCAAATCTTAACGATACTGGAATTTGCGGAAAAACGCCGTTAATGTATGCCATAGAAAGCGATCGCCCCGACATACTACAATGGCTTATTGCCGAAGGATGCGATATTGAAGCTACTGATGACTTTGGTAACACTGCGTTAATGCTAGCGGCAGAGCGTGGAGCGACCGATTGTGTCAGAATTTTACTAGCAGCTGGCGCAAATTCTAGCAGAAGCGATGATTACGATAACAAAGCTATTAAGATGGCTAGTAATCTGGAAATTGTCAAAATGCTAGTTGCAACTGGTGAAGATTTGAGCGATATTAACGATGATATGCGGCGATCGCTCACTGGAATTGCCAATAACAAATTTTCACTATCACAATTATCACCAGAGCAATATTTTGCTGGTAAACATCCCCGCTTTGGCAAAACAAATCCAGAGTTGATGGACGTACCTTTTTGGCGAGCTATGATTTATGATGGTTGTTCTGCTTATGCAGCCAAAAATCTTTTTAACGATACAGAAAATTGGCAAGATAAAGCATGGTGCTATCAGCGGTTTGGCAGAACAATTACACAATTACCAGATGGTAGAATTGTAGAAATCGGTGGCGAACATGAAGACTACTATGACCCTGATTTTTGTATATATAACGATGTTGTAGTTTATCAAGGTGATGGAAGTTTTCAGATTTTTGGTTATCCCCAAGATGTCTTTAGCCCAACTGATTTCCATTCAGCTACATTAGTGGGAGACTACATCTATATTATTGGTAATTTAGGATATGTGGATACAAGAATTTCAGATGAAACTCCAGTTTATCGATTAAATTGCCACACATCTAAAATAGAAAAACTCGAAACCACTGGTGAGAAACCTGGATGGATTAGTAGCCATAAAGCTTACTACAGAGAACCAGATAAAATTTATATTACTGGCGGTAAATTGTGTGTAATTGATGAAGAAAAATCAGATTATATAGATAATTCAGATGATTACGTCTTGGATTTACTTAACTTAACCTGGAGCCGCACTACTGCAAATAAATAA
- a CDS encoding type 11 methyltransferase, with amino-acid sequence MPTSFASIRYKRSLTRGDDAVSNQVELDDYKQQIADWYSRRSSNYDDGDWHPQIAHRLVEYAQLRNGQQILDIATGTGLVAIEAAQIVGDEGKVIGIDISTGMLEQAKRKVEALQLNNVEFSLADAEALSFPANSFDCIFCSSALIWMSDLVAALRLWHQFLKPGGLLGFHAFADRAFIGGVVARKVLKKYGSSLLFNQPTGNIEQCHNLLQVAGFEVVDIHSEQDGMYINLEQAQQLWANNLSPVPGQFPNPLLQLSPEELTQAKAEFDAELGALQTEQGIWNDITIFYVFGRKPE; translated from the coding sequence GTGCCTACAAGTTTTGCTAGCATTCGATACAAGCGATCGCTAACTCGTGGGGATGATGCAGTGAGTAACCAAGTAGAACTGGATGATTACAAGCAACAGATAGCAGATTGGTATAGCCGTCGGAGTTCCAATTATGATGATGGTGATTGGCATCCGCAAATTGCTCATCGTCTTGTTGAATATGCACAACTTAGAAATGGCCAGCAGATATTGGACATTGCAACTGGAACAGGTCTGGTTGCGATCGAGGCTGCTCAAATTGTCGGGGATGAAGGGAAAGTCATTGGCATAGATATTTCAACTGGGATGCTGGAACAAGCAAAGCGCAAAGTTGAAGCATTGCAGTTAAATAATGTTGAATTTTCCCTAGCAGATGCAGAAGCTCTGAGTTTTCCAGCCAACAGCTTTGACTGTATTTTCTGTTCATCTGCATTAATTTGGATGTCCGATTTAGTAGCTGCGTTAAGGCTTTGGCATCAGTTTCTCAAACCAGGAGGCTTGCTTGGTTTTCATGCATTTGCAGATCGTGCTTTTATTGGCGGAGTAGTTGCACGAAAAGTACTGAAAAAATATGGCAGTTCACTGTTGTTTAATCAGCCAACAGGTAACATTGAACAATGTCATAATTTACTTCAGGTAGCAGGTTTTGAAGTAGTTGATATTCACTCCGAGCAAGATGGCATGTATATCAATTTAGAGCAAGCGCAACAATTGTGGGCTAATAATTTATCTCCAGTTCCCGGTCAGTTTCCCAATCCTCTATTGCAACTTTCTCCTGAAGAATTAACACAAGCTAAAGCTGAATTTGATGCCGAATTGGGAGCATTGCAAACTGAGCAGGGTATTTGGAACGACATCACTATTTTCTATGTGTTTGGACGTAAACCAGAGTAA
- a CDS encoding GDSL family lipase, with the protein MPSWQGETFKVKKKIFAVVLALLTFIMVIFAASTQSSQNVQGEQINELYVFGDSLSDTGNIFKATNGVYPPSPPYFQGRYSNGPVWVEHLSTKLGLNNTKNINFACGGATTISGSINGVPGALAQVYSYTKSQPKLNPKALYILWAGANDYLYGATNTSSAIANLSNGVQSLLQAGAKTVLVANLPDLGKIPATYNTFNSTNLSAVTNLHNLELTKSLDSLQQKFGAGNKIIQLDVNSLYREAISNPAKFDFTNVTSSCLSNVTTCKAEILTACHYPHLCNIQCIAMPEIPPCNKLRANS; encoded by the coding sequence TTGCCATCCTGGCAAGGAGAAACTTTCAAAGTGAAAAAAAAGATTTTTGCAGTAGTACTAGCTCTCTTAACTTTTATTATGGTTATATTTGCAGCTTCTACACAGAGTTCTCAAAATGTTCAAGGCGAGCAAATCAACGAACTCTATGTTTTTGGGGATAGCCTTTCCGACACAGGCAATATATTCAAGGCGACAAATGGAGTTTATCCTCCTAGTCCTCCTTACTTTCAAGGACGTTATTCTAACGGGCCAGTTTGGGTGGAACATCTCAGCACTAAATTAGGATTGAATAATACCAAAAATATTAATTTTGCCTGTGGTGGTGCGACTACTATTAGCGGTAGTATTAATGGTGTTCCTGGGGCATTAGCACAAGTTTATAGTTATACGAAATCCCAGCCAAAACTCAACCCCAAGGCGCTTTATATCCTTTGGGCTGGAGCCAATGATTATCTTTACGGAGCTACTAATACTAGTTCTGCGATCGCCAATTTATCTAATGGCGTTCAATCATTGTTACAAGCGGGAGCTAAAACAGTTTTGGTTGCTAATTTACCAGATTTAGGAAAGATTCCTGCTACTTACAATACTTTCAACTCCACTAACCTGAGTGCAGTGACAAATCTGCATAATTTAGAATTAACAAAATCTCTTGATTCGCTTCAGCAAAAATTTGGTGCTGGCAATAAAATTATTCAACTCGATGTAAATTCCTTATATCGAGAAGCAATTTCTAACCCAGCAAAATTTGATTTCACAAATGTAACTAGTTCTTGTCTATCGAATGTAACTACCTGCAAAGCCGAGATTTTAACGGCTTGTCATTACCCACATTTATGTAACATTCAATGTATCGCAATGCCCGAAATCCCGCCCTGCAATAAATTGCGGGCTAATAGCTGA
- a CDS encoding aldo/keto reductase translates to MEYRHLGKHGIRVSEICLGSWLTYGGATAEDTARQCIEQAYDLGVNFFDTANVYAGGEAEKIVGKVLRQYPRESYVLATKVYFPMGQGPNDRGLSRKHILEQCDASLKRLGLEYIDLYQAHRYDPNVPLAETLMAFDHLVKQGKILYYGVSEWSAGQLAHATDLTRLANLAQIASDQPRYNMLDRTIEKEVLPLCRREGIGIINYSPLAQGLLTGKYKPGQALPEGSRASDPKQNIFLNKGELDQRQLLKVQRLSPIAEQEGLSLSQLALAWCLRNPELSSVIIGASKPTQVQENVKASGKQLSSVTIQRIEEVLEMEISDRVTVGV, encoded by the coding sequence ATGGAATATCGGCATTTAGGTAAACATGGCATTCGTGTCTCGGAAATTTGCTTAGGCTCCTGGCTCACCTATGGCGGCGCAACAGCAGAAGACACCGCCCGTCAATGTATTGAGCAAGCTTACGATTTAGGAGTTAATTTCTTTGACACAGCAAATGTGTATGCTGGCGGAGAAGCCGAAAAAATTGTCGGTAAGGTACTGCGACAGTACCCGCGCGAATCCTATGTTCTGGCAACCAAAGTTTATTTCCCAATGGGTCAAGGGCCGAACGATCGCGGCCTATCACGCAAACATATTCTAGAGCAATGTGATGCCAGCCTGAAGCGATTGGGGTTGGAATACATTGACCTCTACCAAGCACATCGTTATGACCCGAATGTACCACTGGCTGAAACTCTCATGGCATTTGACCATCTGGTGAAACAGGGGAAAATCCTTTATTACGGTGTTTCTGAATGGAGTGCGGGACAACTCGCCCATGCAACCGACTTGACCCGCTTGGCAAATCTCGCACAGATCGCATCCGACCAGCCTCGTTACAATATGCTCGATCGCACGATTGAAAAAGAAGTGTTGCCTTTGTGCCGACGGGAAGGGATTGGGATTATTAACTACTCACCTCTAGCACAAGGCTTACTAACTGGTAAATACAAACCCGGTCAAGCCTTACCAGAAGGTTCGCGGGCAAGCGACCCCAAACAAAATATCTTCTTGAACAAGGGTGAACTGGATCAACGACAGTTACTCAAGGTGCAGCGACTGTCACCTATTGCCGAACAAGAAGGTTTGAGCCTCAGCCAACTGGCGCTGGCTTGGTGCTTACGGAATCCCGAACTAAGTAGTGTCATCATCGGTGCAAGCAAACCAACACAGGTACAAGAAAACGTTAAAGCATCGGGTAAGCAACTGTCTTCCGTAACAATTCAACGCATTGAAGAAGTTCTAGAAATGGAAATCAGCGATCGCGTCACTGTAGGTGTTTAG
- a CDS encoding 2OG-Fe(II) oxygenase yields the protein MVEIPVINLAAFSQDNTTKQTVVKEIYQACHEIGFMYLQNHGISQEIIEQAFAQTQSFFNLPLAVKQQLAWSDEFSNTGYVGIERERLNPDNPGDLKEAFNISKQVNSGNLPEFISLAFYDACTQLANTVLEAFALALELPEDFFTSKHNQQNHTLRSLHYPPLEKTPLPGQIRAGEHSDYGSITLLFQDDVGGLEVQTTSGEWIAAPSIPGTVVVNTGDLMQRWTNHVFCSTKHRVMIPNDSRVKKSRYSIAFFCHPNNDTEIACLESCRNYHSPIYPPILAGEYLLSRLQATY from the coding sequence ATGGTTGAAATTCCCGTAATTAATTTAGCTGCCTTCAGCCAGGATAATACAACAAAGCAAACTGTAGTTAAAGAAATTTATCAAGCTTGCCATGAAATTGGTTTTATGTACTTGCAAAATCATGGCATATCACAAGAAATAATAGAGCAAGCATTTGCACAAACTCAATCTTTCTTTAATTTACCTTTAGCTGTAAAGCAGCAGCTAGCTTGGAGTGATGAATTTAGCAATACAGGTTATGTTGGCATAGAAAGAGAACGTCTGAATCCTGATAACCCAGGAGATTTGAAAGAGGCATTTAATATAAGTAAACAAGTAAATAGCGGGAATTTGCCTGAGTTTATTTCCCTCGCATTTTATGATGCTTGTACGCAACTAGCTAACACTGTGTTAGAAGCTTTTGCATTGGCGTTGGAACTACCAGAAGACTTTTTCACTTCCAAACACAATCAACAAAATCATACTCTGCGATCGCTCCATTATCCACCGCTAGAAAAAACACCATTACCCGGACAGATACGTGCTGGCGAGCATTCTGATTATGGCAGTATTACTTTACTGTTCCAAGATGATGTTGGCGGGTTAGAAGTGCAAACTACATCGGGGGAATGGATTGCCGCACCGTCTATTCCTGGTACGGTAGTCGTGAATACTGGCGATTTGATGCAACGATGGACAAATCATGTATTTTGCTCCACTAAGCATCGGGTAATGATTCCCAACGACAGCAGGGTGAAAAAGTCGCGTTATTCTATCGCCTTTTTCTGCCATCCTAATAACGATACAGAAATCGCTTGTCTTGAGAGTTGTCGAAATTATCATTCCCCAATTTATCCACCCATCCTTGCGGGAGAATATCTGTTGAGCCGTTTACAAGCAACATACTAA
- a CDS encoding GCN5-related N-acetyltransferase: MNIRSETVQDYLAIAEVNTLAFGQENEAKLIEEIRHSKRYIPKLSLVAEVESLVVGHILFSYIDLVGEETLQVLGLAPMAVLPNFQKQGIGSALVKAGLEIANARKEAIVIVLGHPQFYSRFGFKPSVNYEIESPFPVPEEYFMVKPLQNYQEIYKGKVVYPRAFESI; encoded by the coding sequence ATGAATATTCGTAGTGAAACCGTCCAAGACTATCTAGCAATAGCTGAGGTGAATACCCTAGCCTTTGGGCAAGAAAACGAAGCTAAATTAATTGAGGAAATTCGTCATTCCAAACGCTATATTCCAAAACTTTCTTTAGTTGCAGAAGTTGAAAGTTTAGTAGTTGGTCATATTTTATTTAGCTACATTGACCTAGTAGGTGAAGAAACATTACAAGTACTTGGTTTAGCACCTATGGCAGTTCTACCAAATTTTCAAAAACAAGGAATTGGTAGCGCATTAGTAAAAGCCGGTTTAGAAATAGCCAATGCGAGAAAAGAAGCAATAGTTATAGTTCTAGGTCATCCCCAATTCTATAGTCGCTTTGGGTTTAAGCCATCAGTTAATTATGAAATCGAGTCACCTTTCCCAGTACCAGAAGAGTATTTCATGGTTAAGCCATTACAAAATTATCAGGAAATATACAAGGGAAAGGTTGTTTATCCACGTGCTTTTGAAAGCATTTAA
- a CDS encoding spore photoproduct lyase — protein sequence MKDLISKTDQLTQTTKLWMPQQVMFTPAALDEPWGQKIFERVQSLNLPIIELPRNRLTGLRGENERETYNIAKRTLAVVTAPPSQFKLSPIPPSADWQFHIAEGCPAHCQYCYLAGSLSGPPVIRTYANLPQILENLSAYERPEQLTTYEVSCYTDPLGIEHLTGSLAECIRYFGTRKNANLRWVSKFDAVDSLLDLPHNGNTRCRMSVNAAPVSGRFEGGTASVASRLKALRKLALPRDKGGGCYPIGLVIAPIMPIDDWQIHYSRLFDSISEALDFKCDLTFELISHRFTPGSKEVLQSWYPQSKLDMDEDKRRIKRNKFGGIKYVYDTDTTNTMKRFFETEIQNRFPNAKILYWT from the coding sequence ATGAAAGACCTTATATCAAAAACAGACCAACTAACACAAACAACAAAGTTGTGGATGCCTCAACAGGTCATGTTTACTCCTGCTGCTTTAGATGAGCCTTGGGGACAGAAGATTTTTGAGCGCGTACAATCGTTGAACTTACCAATAATAGAGTTACCGCGTAACCGCCTGACTGGCTTGCGTGGAGAAAATGAACGCGAAACTTATAATATTGCCAAGCGTACCCTTGCAGTCGTTACTGCACCGCCTAGCCAATTTAAGCTTAGTCCTATCCCACCCTCGGCTGACTGGCAATTTCACATTGCTGAGGGTTGCCCAGCACACTGCCAATATTGTTACTTGGCTGGAAGTTTATCTGGGCCGCCAGTAATTCGCACTTATGCTAACTTACCGCAAATCTTAGAGAACTTAAGTGCCTATGAACGGCCAGAACAACTCACAACTTATGAGGTTAGTTGCTACACTGACCCACTAGGTATTGAGCATTTGACAGGTAGCCTTGCCGAGTGTATTCGTTACTTTGGCACTCGTAAAAATGCAAATTTACGCTGGGTATCCAAGTTTGATGCAGTAGATAGCTTACTCGATTTACCTCATAACGGTAACACTCGCTGCCGGATGAGTGTCAATGCTGCACCTGTCTCCGGAAGGTTTGAAGGCGGCACAGCAAGCGTAGCATCACGGCTGAAAGCGTTGCGTAAGTTAGCTTTACCACGAGATAAAGGTGGTGGTTGCTATCCTATAGGATTGGTTATTGCACCGATTATGCCCATAGATGATTGGCAAATCCACTACAGTAGATTATTTGACTCAATTAGCGAAGCCCTCGATTTCAAGTGTGATTTGACTTTTGAGCTAATTTCGCACCGCTTTACACCAGGCTCAAAAGAAGTTTTACAAAGTTGGTATCCGCAATCCAAACTAGACATGGATGAGGACAAACGCCGTATCAAGCGTAATAAGTTTGGCGGGATTAAGTATGTTTATGATACTGACACAACCAACACAATGAAACGCTTTTTTGAGACAGAAATTCAAAATCGCTTTCCAAATGCGAAGATTTTATATTGGACTTAA
- a CDS encoding WD-40 repeat protein: MMTQAWPFLISRNQSVDYNTVVAPDFITQAKIRSLLLKVSDDELAEDGEVSIRWVHGSPVGDFTVVFRVSQAKKRDIGKSENDILRDPFGREIYLIEGLVFLETPDELHGKIKQIHLDLAHRELKEKYKEFWNENKISDSNNIDVREDVSSPVIKLKKLEPFSITSRRQLPVAVQHRTRTSNSAIKNRVSLSTILVTTLTVLFLLGIFWKIFGGDQIISGQRLEEIKNCSYITQNVQITFDNNQRDGSRPLQDLKKKHPEAWIFLEGSLNVKLPDEIKKLVIENKKRQKSGNDKQTITLVDEKLEMSYHPLNAAIALLQNQSVTSDNLKARIIELGQPESISQCPSKKALVHRG, from the coding sequence ATGATGACTCAAGCTTGGCCTTTTCTCATTAGCCGAAACCAGTCAGTTGACTACAATACGGTAGTAGCACCTGATTTCATAACTCAAGCCAAAATTCGTAGCCTACTTCTCAAAGTATCAGATGATGAGTTAGCTGAAGATGGAGAAGTCAGTATTCGCTGGGTTCACGGTTCTCCAGTAGGAGATTTTACTGTTGTTTTTCGAGTATCTCAGGCTAAAAAAAGAGATATTGGAAAAAGTGAAAATGACATATTGAGAGATCCATTTGGTAGGGAAATTTACCTAATAGAAGGACTTGTTTTTCTGGAAACACCAGATGAACTTCACGGAAAAATTAAGCAGATTCACCTCGACCTAGCTCATAGGGAACTGAAAGAGAAATATAAGGAGTTTTGGAATGAGAATAAGATTAGCGACTCTAATAATATTGACGTGAGAGAGGATGTGTCCAGTCCTGTTATTAAACTTAAAAAGTTAGAGCCATTCTCGATTACCTCAAGGCGTCAATTACCAGTTGCAGTTCAACATAGAACACGTACTTCAAACTCTGCTATTAAGAATAGGGTGAGTTTATCTACTATCCTAGTTACTACACTTACAGTGTTATTTTTACTGGGAATTTTTTGGAAAATTTTTGGAGGAGATCAAATAATATCCGGGCAACGATTGGAGGAAATTAAAAACTGCTCTTATATTACCCAAAACGTGCAAATTACCTTTGACAATAATCAACGGGATGGGAGCAGACCTCTACAAGATTTGAAAAAAAAACATCCTGAAGCATGGATATTTTTAGAAGGCTCCCTGAACGTGAAGCTTCCTGATGAAATTAAAAAATTAGTAATCGAAAATAAAAAAAGACAAAAGTCTGGCAATGACAAACAGACCATAACTCTAGTTGACGAGAAGTTAGAAATGAGCTATCACCCACTCAATGCAGCAATTGCTCTCTTGCAAAATCAATCTGTCACTAGTGACAATCTTAAAGCAAGAATTATTGAACTAGGTCAGCCAGAATCAATTTCCCAGTGCCCTTCTAAAAAAGCACTAGTTCATCGGGGCTGA
- a CDS encoding GCN5-related N-acetyltransferase yields MLKILQFDNERHQSHLYKLWEEYVNWSNLIFTHELGISFDVSQFLEQYMTQLDEFAPPQGRLLLGKYDNKIAGCACLRNIGDRIGEVKRMYVRPEFQRKGIGRNLLLAIINEARHIGYTKLRLDTAPFTKAALLLYHSLGFYKIEPYFEKTEIPLEYRANWVFMELSLTS; encoded by the coding sequence TTGCTAAAAATTCTCCAATTTGATAACGAGCGACATCAATCCCATCTATATAAACTGTGGGAAGAATATGTTAACTGGTCTAACTTAATATTTACTCATGAATTAGGTATCAGTTTTGATGTATCTCAGTTTTTAGAACAATACATGACTCAACTTGACGAATTTGCACCACCACAAGGTCGCTTGCTTTTGGGAAAATACGACAATAAAATAGCTGGTTGTGCTTGCTTGCGAAACATTGGCGATCGTATTGGCGAAGTTAAAAGGATGTATGTCAGACCTGAGTTTCAAAGAAAAGGGATAGGAAGGAATTTATTATTAGCAATTATCAATGAAGCTCGTCATATTGGTTATACAAAGTTAAGATTAGACACCGCACCCTTTACTAAAGCTGCATTGTTACTTTATCATTCCCTAGGCTTTTATAAAATTGAACCATATTTTGAAAAAACCGAAATTCCTCTAGAATATCGAGCCAACTGGGTTTTTATGGAATTGAGTTTAACATCATGA